From the genome of Francisella tularensis subsp. tularensis:
TTCGAGGACAGTGTATGGTGGGTAGTTTGACTGGGGCGGTCTCCTCCTAAAGAGTAACGGAGGAGTACGAAGGTGCACTCGGTACGGTCGGAAATCGTGCCAAGAGTATAAAGGCAAAAGTGCGCTTGACTGCGAGAGTGACGGCTCGAGCAGGTACGAAAGTAGGTCTTAGTGATCCGGTGGTCCCGAATGGAAGGGTCATCGCTCAACGGATAAAAGGTACTCCGGGGATAACAGGCTGATTCCTCCCAAGAGTTCATATCGACGGAGGAGTTTGGCACCTCGATGTCGGCTCATCACATCCTGGGGCTGAAGCAGGTCCCAAGGGTATGGCTGTTCGCCATTTAAAGTGGTACGCGAGCTGGGTTCAGAACGTCGTGAGACAGTTCGGTCCCTATCTGCCGTGGGCGTTAGAGATTTGAGAAGAGTTGCTCCTAGTACGAGAGGACCGGAGTGAACGAACCACTGGTGTTCCGGTTGTTTCGCCAGAAGCATTGCCGGGTAGCTACGTTCGGACGGGATAAACGCTGAAAGCATCTAAGCGTGAAGCCTCCTTCAAGATTAGATCTCTCTGATGAAAATCAGTAAGGAACGTTGGAGACTACGACGTTGATAGGCTGGGTGTGGAAGTACAGCAATGTATGAAGCTTACCAGTACTAATGATCCGAGAGACTTAAGTCTATTTCTATGCTGAATTGTTAAATATCTTTATAACCCAAAACACAGTTTTGGCGATGATAGCTTGTAGGAACCACCTGATCCCATTCCGAACTCAGAAGTGAAACTACAAAACGCCGATGATAGTCTGGCATTGCCCAGGTGAAAGTAGGTAGTCGCCATCTTTTTCCATTCAAACTCTTACATAATAAGCTCAATCAATAAGCACTAAGTTAATATAGGGCTACTTGCCATTAAAACATTTTAATATCTTATATAAAATTATAATAACTCGTTGTTAATCTTAATATATGATATTTATTAATGATTTGATATCATAATTATATACAGTTCTGATAGCTAAAAGTAAATCCACTTTTTTATTAGAGCTTATTATTTAATTTAAATAAGGGTAATTTATGAGATATCTATTAATTATTATACTGTTATTTAGTAGTTTATTAGCTTCTTGTAGTAATCACTATAGTTGTCCAACTCTTATTGATCAAGCGGGGAACAAATATTTAGATAAAAATAATTGTGTTAGGATTTAAATATGATTTTTTAGAATAGATATCTTGTTGGATCATCCGGACATTCATGTAAACCACATTCAAAAAATGTTGAAACTACATTAGCAAATACAACTAGAAGAAAGATTATAAATATGATTTGGATGAAGAGACGTATAATATTATTTTTTGCCTCAGATATTTGTTGAGGCTGTCTGCGTAATTCATATTGCCTAGGGTATGACATAACTATAGCAATATAAATTATAGCGATCATAGATATTACAAATACCCAGCTGTACATATGCATACCTAAAACTTTTGAGCCAAAGCCAACTGGATCTGTTACATGTAAGGCGATTTGTCTAAGGGAAACAAAAGATGTAAATACTGCTGCTAGTAGTGATAATGCATAATGACTAGGACGTATATTAAAGCGCATATTAAGTAAAAAACCAAATCCGATTGCTAATAATCCTAATCGTTGTAGTAAGCATAAAGGACAAGGAAGTTCATCCATTGCAAATTGGAAATAGAATGCGGCAATTATAGTTATAGCTATTCCCATTAGTTTTATAGCACTTAGAGCTTTAATTAGGTCATTTTCAATAAATGTTTTCATATTTTGCTCCTTCATAATTATAAGTAGATAGATAAGTGATTTGTTGCGTGATGTAAAAATACAAGTCCAGCAACTATTAAAAAAATACTAAATGTAATTACACCCCAGCGTCTATTAAACCAAGCTATTAAAATTGAAATAAAAAGTAATGTGAAGCTTATTAGTATACCTGGCATATTATCTACTCCTATATTTAACAATTACAATTAAATAATAGCAGCAAATATAAAATGTTGCATAGAGAATTTTTAAATTACGTTATTAAAAAGCATATTTCATACCGCTATCTAATACCATTATAAGGATGTTATAGCTCTGATGTTGTGGTAATTTTTCGAGTAGTTTTTTAGCAATGAAATAGTTAGCACCGCTACTATGTCCAGCATAAATACCTTGTTCACTAGCTAACTCATGACATGCTTGTATTGCTTGATTATCACTAAATTGTATTATTTCGTCAATATATGCAAAATCCATTGATTTACAGAAGACAGGGTTACCAGGACCTTCTACTTTATAGCTATGTATGTTTTCTTTAATAGGTGCTCCATGATAAAAAATATCATAATAAACAGATCCATAAGGGTCTGGCATAATAACTTGTGTTTTTGGAAAAAACTCTTTTATCTTCTTTGCACATCCTGTAATAGTGCCGCCAGATCCCCCAACCGTTATAAAGTAGTCAATATCAACATTTTGTGTTAAAAAATAGTCCACTATTTCTTGACCTGTAGTTTTGTAATGACACTCTGTATTTAATAAATTATCATATTGGTTAACTAATATTCCATTTAAATCTTCTGTTAATTGTTTAGCTTTATTTACATAAAAATCTGGATCCGTATGATCTGATGTGTTTTTACAAATTGTAAGGTTTGCTCCAAAACTTTTGATCATTTCTCTTTTTATTTGTCCCGTTTTCTCAGGACATGTAATGTACACAGGATGTTTGTATAATTTACCAATTGCAGCTAAAGATGTTCCCATATTGCCTGAACTTGCTTCGATAATTGCTTGTTGAGGTTTTATTTTTTTATTTTTTATTAAGTTTTCCAAGATATATTTCGCAACACGATCTTTGATACTACCAGTTGGGTTTAGCCATTCACACTTAGCATAAAGATTATGATTGTTTATTGTATTTTTAAGTTTTATTATAGGAGTCTTTCCTATTAAAGATAGCATTAGATTAGGCGATGTTTTTTAAGACTTAGAATATTTTAACAAAATGTATGCTATAAGAAACTTATTTAACAAGTTTATTTGTTAATAGGATGGTAAATGGCCATCGAGTATGATGGAATTTGATGTATTATTCCTGCCTGAGAGGCGATTACTGTAGAGCATAATAATATTATTTTTTTCATTGGTTTTTCCTGTTTTGTGTTTTATTGTATAAATTTATTTTGTCTCTTTTATAGGAGTCATATCATTAGTAATATCTCCTGTTAAGCTATCATTAATTAGTGATATTGTTCTAACAGCTTGACCTTTATCTAAGTTTGCTTTGTTTAAGTTAACATATACTCTATTGCCTACAAGAGTATCTACTACATATAGTCTATTTTGTGATAATGATATTACTGATTTCCATTGTGTTGGCCATTTATCTTATAGACTTGGGTTGTTTAAACTTTCATTTCTATAACCTTTTATGAAAGGTACAGAAACTGAGTCAGCAGCTGCAAACATATAATTGACAGCTTGATTCATCGATTTTGCTTTTGGAAGATTTTCACTTATAAAAGTTGTTCTAACGAATCTGTAAGCAGAATTTGCTCCACCAGGTAATTTATCAATATTATAAAACCCCAGCTCTTTAGCTTGCCTAAGGATTTTTTGCTGTTCATCATAGCTTGGTTCATTGCTAATTGTTTTAACATTTCTATGTACAGTTAATTTACCATTTATATACTCAATTAGTGCACTATCTCCTGTTTTATCTTCAACCATGTAGTGAACTGGGATATTGCTCTCTTTACCATTAATTTCTATCGGAGGGTTATATATTTGATAGCTATCAAGATTGTCAAGAACTTCCTTAACTGTAGCAAAATTACCTAATACATACCTAATCCAATATAATCCATTAACACCTGGCTTGCTTGTATCTCTTTTTGGCTGAATAGTATCCCCAAGATAAAGTAGATGTGCTACTAAGCCTTTTTCATTAAGACCTTCACCAGTTAAATTAGCTAAATTTGTTTCATCAATAGATACATAGCCATATTTATCAGTCCATGTAAGAGAATTATTTTTTAATCCTCCTGTTTCTTTTGTACCTCTTGGATATATAGTCAAATTTGGTTTTAAATCTATAAATAAATCCATCGTTCTAGTAGTATAGACACCTAAATCGCCACCAAAGTTATGATTAAATTCTGAGCAAGCAAAAGTAGCTGAAGCTATACTAAAGATACAGCCAGTTAATACAACCCTTGAGATAATTTTATTCATATTCCTTCCTTATCTACTTATATTGAATAATTTTAAAATTAGTCAATTAACTTACGCTAATAGTATATTTGTAGTAGTATTAATTTGTCTGTAGCAAAAAATGCATAACTATTATGCGTAAATAGAGGACCACTATGAATTTTGATGATATTTTCCTTTTTGTTAAGCTTGTTAATATTGGAACATTTACCGAATTAGCAAAACAGTTAAATGTTTCTCAGAGCACAGTTTCACGGAGGATTCAAAGTTTAGAAGAATCTATTAATACTAAGTTGATAAAGAGAAATTCAAGAGGTGTTATCGAAGTAACCACAGAAGGACAATCTCTATATAACAATTTTAGTTATATTGAAGAACAAGCTGTTGTGACATTTCAAAAGTGGATTAATAATTCAAAACAAATCAAAGGTATTTTAAGAGTGGGAGTACCAAAGTTGTTTTTTGATAACCTTGTTGCTCCAAAGCTTGATACATTTTATACACGCTATCCTAATGTACAATTAGTATTTAGTTATACTGCTGGAATTGTTGATTTAGTAAAAGATAATATAGACATAGCGATTACAACAAAAAAACCAACAACGAATAATTGCACTATAAAAACACTTCTTAAATCCAAGAATAAGCTTTATGCGTCTAAAAAATATATTCAAGAAAAAGGGGTTCCTGAGACAATAAAGGAATTAGAAAATCATAGTATTGTCGGCTTCATAGATAACGATAAATGTCAGAATGCTCTGGTAGGCTTTTCAGAGCTAGATAATTCCAGTCTAGAAGTTAATATTAGTCCAGATTTGTTCCTTAATAATGCTATCTATGATATCAACTTGGCAACTAAGTGTAATAGAATTATTAATGTTTTAGATATATTTGCTAATGATAAAGCAGATATAGAGCCAGTTTTGAATGAATACTATTTTGGCAAAACAAGCTTCTATTTAGTACGTGCTACGGGAGTACGTAGTAATTTAGAACGAGAATTTGTTAAGTTTATTGATGTATGTTTGCAAGATAAATCTTTTTAATTATTTTTAGTGGATTTTTAGTGGGTCTAAAATGAGTATGAGAAAAATATTAATAATTTTAGTTGTGTTGATCTATACAAACTCCTATGCAATTGTGGCTGGATATTCAATAAATCCAAGAGGAGAAAAATTTGTTAATAACACGTCAAAAGCTAGAAATAACGAACAACAAGAATCATCAAGGGTTCAGCAACTAGAAGATAAAATAGCAGTTGCTAATAAATAGCTAGACAATTTATTTGCCGATACAAAAGCTTGAGAATATTTCACCTAATAAGTCATCAGAACTAAACTCACCTGTAATTGAATTAAGATATTCTTGAACAATTAACAACTCTTCAGCTAGAAGCTCACCATTACCAAGTTCTAATTGTTCTCTAGCAAGTTTAATATGCTCAAAAGCATTATTTATCGCTGTAACATGTCTTTCACGTGCAGTATAAATACTTTCATTTTGATTTGTATAACCAACTTTATTGAGAATATGTTCTTTTAGTTTATCAATACCAATGTTATTTTCGGCTGATATGTATATGTGGTTAGCATGATTGTGTGGAACTTCTTTAAGGAGATCTATCTTATTATGTACATATGTAATATCGATATCTTTAGGAATTTGATCATAAAATTCTGGAATTATCTCTTTTATATCACTAAATTTAACTTGGCTATTCGTATAGTCATCAGTTACAAATAGTACTTGATCAGCTTCTTGAATTTTCTTAATAGCTCTTTTGATTCCTTCACTTTCGATGATATCATCACTATTACGTAGCCCTGCAGTGTCAATGATATGCATAGGAACGCCATTTATTTGAATATGTTCTTTGACAATATCTCTAGTTGTACCTGCTATTGATGTTACAATAGCTGATTCTTTACCTGCAAGAGCATTCAAAAGGCTTGACTTACCAGCATTTGGTTTGCCTACTAATATTAATGTAATTCCCTCAGCAAGAATAACACCTTGTTTACAGCTATTTTTTACCGCTAAGATAACCTTATATATTTCTTCTAAACTAGAATGAATTTTTTGATCTTCTAAAAAGTTTATTTCTTCTTCTGGAAAGTCAATAGACGCTTCTACATACATTCTTAGATAAATAAGTTTTTCTAAAAGATTATTTATTTCTTTAGAGAAATCTCCTTGAAGTGATTTAGCTGCCGACTTAGCTGCTATTTCTGATGATGCATTAATAATATCAGCAACAGCTTCTGCTTGAGCTAAATCAAGTTTATTATTCAGAAATGCTCTCTCAGTAAATTCACCTGCCTTTGCCATTCTGGCACCACAGTTAAGTGCTGCTTTGATAATCAAATTCAATATAAATGGGTTACCATGAGCTTGAATTTCTACAACGTCTTCACCTGTATATGACAAAGGCGCCTTAAAGAATATTACGATACCATGATCTATTATTTCATTATCATTATAGACATTACAGAATGTTGCATAACGAGGTTTTAGCTGTTTTTTAGTTAGTTTCTCAGCTATTGCTAGAGCATCTATCCCAGATATTCGGATTATGCCTATACCGCCATTACCTTGAGGAGTTGCTATTGCAACTATTGTATCTTTTGTGTACATATTATCTATCTTAACTTTTGATTTGAACTATCAAAATCATTATTTTCTTGATCAATAACTCTACCTTTTTTACTCTTATATTGTCTAAAAAATTCTGGATTTTCTTTGATTATTTTTCTACGTATAAAAAATGAAGAAACCATCAGAAAAATTATTAAAAAAACAAATAAAGGCGCAAAAATGATAAATGATAATATAGCAATTGCTATAAGAGTTAGTGAAGTTAAAATTTGTTTTACATTATTATTCATTGCTTTGCTTTATATTATTTAGCTTGTATAATATGAATACAAGTATATCACTTAGGTGATTATTAAAATAGAGCTCTATAAAAATCTATAGGCTCGGTATTCAAATCCGGAGGTTTATATGAATATTCAAATTACTGGTAGACATGTGGAAGTTACTGATTCAATTAAAAACTATGTTAATGAAAAAGTAGGTAAGGTTGAGCACTATTTTGATAATATCACTTCGACTAAAGTTATATTAGATGTTGAGAAAGATCATCAAGTAGCAGAGGCTATAGTTACAGTTCCTGGTAGTGAATTTGTTGCAAAGGCTGAAGACAAAGATTTATATGCAGCTATAGATATGCTTGAAGATAAGTTAGCACGTCAGTTAAAAAAGCACAAAGATAAAATGAGATGTAATCACGGCGAATAGTAGTCTATCTTATTCAAATCTATTCAATTTTTACCTATGAATTTAAAAGCTCTAATTGATAAAAAAAATATTATCTTAAATTTGAATATTGAGTCTAAAAAACGCTTAATCGAGTTTTTTGCAAATAGAATAGCAGACACTTACCCTGATGTGAGTGAAGATCTTGTGCTTAAAAATATTTATAAACGCGAAAGAATAGGTAATACTTATATTGGTAAAAATATTTACATTCCTCATTGTCGCGTTGAGAATCTTATGACTACTAGGTTGATTATCGTGACATTAAAGAATAGTTACTATGATGATTCTGTCAACGATGATATAAAGATAGCAGTTGGTGTTTTTTTTCCTGACAATATATCTACAATCCATATGGAACTGCTAAAGCAATTAGCTTTATATTTGAAACAAGATAAAACGCAGCAGTATTTTCAGCAAGCAGAAAATTCCGAAGATTTGTATAATTTAATTATTAATACTAGTAATGAATAATCTATTTAATAATATACGTATAGTTCTAGTAGAACCATCACACAGTGGTAATGTTGGTTCTACTGCTAGAGCAATGCTTAATATGGGGTTGACAAACTTATGGCTTGTAAACCCTAAAAAAGGTATTGATGATGAGGCATTAGCTCTATCATGTCATGCTACAGAAGTAGTAAATAATGCTACTATTGTAGCTAATCTAGAAGAGGCTCTTGAAGGTGTCGATTATGTGGTTGGAACTAGCGCAAGAGTGCGTAGAGTATCTCTACCTATAGAGCCTATATCTAAAGTTGCTACAAGCATACTTAATAAAATCCAAAAATCTGATGAAAAAATAGCAATATTATTTGGCAGAGAAAGAACGGGACTTTTAAATGAAGAGCTTTTGATGAGTAATGTACATGCGTATATCCCGTCAAATGAAGAATATACATCTCTTAATCTAGCTCAGGCTGTACAACTAGTAGCTTATGAGATTTATAAGCAAGCAATTGAGATTAGCAAGCTTAAACAAGTTCCTGAGTACAATCATTTACATAAAAAAGCTTCCGTAAAAGAGCTGCAAGGTCTATATCAGCATTTTGAGGATAGTATGATCAAGTCGGGATTCTTAGATAAAGATAAACCTGGGCATGTCATGGATAAAGTGCGCAGACTTTTTCAAAGATCCGAACTTGAGAGTCAAGAAGTGAATATTTTGAGAGGTTTTTTAACCTCATTAGAAAATCAGGATAAGTAGTATGATTATACTAGGTATAGATGAAGCAGGGCGTGGACCATTATCAGGGCCTGTAGTTGCTGCAGGAGTTATATTGGATCAAGATAAAATTATTGATGGTCTTGCTGATTCAAAGAAGTTAACTGAAAAAAAACGTCAATCACTCTATCAGCAAATAATAACTCACGCAAAGGCTTACACAATAGTTGAAATTAGCCCTCAGCAAATCGATGAGTTAAATATCCTTCAAGCAACATTAAAAGCTATGCATCAAGTTGCAAATAATTTAGAAAGACAGTTTGATAAAGTCTTAGTTGATGGTAATAAATTACCAAATTGGGATTATAATTCAGAAGCTATAGTAAAAGGAGACTCAAAAATTATAGAAATATCTGCAGCTTCGATATTGGCAAAGGTGCATAGAGATAATATCTGTCTTGAGCATGATAGATTATATCCACAATATGGTTTTGCTAAACATAAGGGTTATCCAACAAAAGAGCATTTAGAGAATATAAAAAAATATGGTGTATTAGATATCCATAGGAAAAGTTATAAACCAGTACAAGTGTTATTAAATGAATAACTCTGAAAACTACTACACAGCAGGAAAGAGTTTAGGGCTTTTTGCTCTTACAGCTACTCTTGTAATGACAGAGTTAAATATATCGACTTTAGTAGGTTTCTCAAGTTTAGGTTATTTGTATGGTTTTTCAGAATTATTTTTAGGGATTGTATTTCTAGTTGGGTTATTATTTTATTCTTTTAGTGTTGCTAAAAAGTGGAAAAATTTTGATGCAATCTGTGTTTCAGAATTTTTTTCTCAACGTTATAATAGGGCATTTGGTTTGATGGTAGCATTGTGCTTACTAATAGCAATGACAGGTTTTGGAGCTAACTTTATATATTCTACTACAATTTACCTACAAGAAATTTTCCCTAATTATAATCATTGGTTAATAAGTGGGGTAGCTTGTAGTTTAATGTTATTATTTACTATAAGAGATGGTCTAATAAGGATAGTAAAAATAGATAAACTAAGTTTTATATTATCTCTAATATTATTTGTATATTTAGGCTATTTAGTATATAAGGCAGGCATTTCTTCATTTAAACATATTAGTAGTCAAGAAGTAACTTTGCCATTTTCTTTCCCAATCTCTTTAGCATTTCTTACAGCATTTACATATATTCTTTCACCTTGGTATGGTCAAAAGATATTTGCGGCAAAATCTAAGAAAACAGCATTTTATGCAGTGATGATTGCTGCATTTATTGTAAGCTTAATTTATTTAATAGCAGTTTATACTACAGCTAAATATGCTGGGATGATTAATTTGTCAAATCCTGATAAGGCATTTACATCTATAGTTACAACTCTTTTTAGTAGACCTATACTAGTAACATTTTATATTGTGATGTTTCTAATAGCCTTAACAACTATCGCGGCCCTTTGGAATACTATGGCATCGATGTGTTTTGTACACTTTCAAAGAAATAAGAGTGAAAAGAAAAATATTATTACAGTAATAATTATTGCAATTTTAAGTTATACACTTGCCAATACTTTTATAGATCAAGTTCTGGATAAGATGCTACTTTTTAATATCCCAATAGCAGCATTAGCATTTAGTTTATTATATGGTTTTTATGGCAGTAGAACTAATTTTTTAGGAGCTATCTTAAGCACAATAGTTGGGATTGTGAGTGCTTTATACTGTTATTTGCTTTTTAAGCAAGAAGAGTTTGTTTTTTATTGGGCTTTTATATGCATACCATTGAGTTTTATAGTAGGATATTTGCCTGTAATTACAGATAAATACAGAAGGTTGTTAAGAGTAAAGAATTAATCTAACGAAAGAACGTTATCTGAATTAGTTTCTCCTAATTTCTTAGGATTAGCAGTTTCATCATCTTCGCCTTCATTGATATTAATTCCATAACCAAATTCGCGAGCATACATTCCTTGCTCTGTTTCTTTAGAAAATACTTCTAAGACAGCCTCGATAGGAATATTTATAGACATTGGCTCACTATCAAACGTTGCAGCAAAGCTAATATGATTATCATCTATAACTAAATCTTGTATTGCTTGAGGAGATAAATCTAAAAGTATTTTTTTATCTTCATCAATATAGTTTGCTGGTACTATAACACCTTCATACTCAGTATCAACTAAAACATAAGGTGTAAATCCATGATCAACTAGCCAGTTGTATGTAGCTTTAACTACATATGCTCTAAGCATAGCCATATTAAGCTCCTTTTGCTTTGATAGTTTTTATAAAGTTAGGTTCGCTAAGTAATTCTTTGATCTCTTTGATAATGTTTTTATCTTTGGTAGGTATTGAGATCTTTAACTTAATGAAATAATAAAAAACGAAAGTTATTATCAGAGTCAATACATTTATATTTTGAGCATCTGGATTACTTTCTGCATTTACTTCTCTTTCACTAACTATTTTCTTATAAGTGCTTATTATATCCCTTTGCATTAGCATTTTTATTTCGTTAGCTTGTTTTTCATCCAAATCAGGGCTTTGTAATTTGATAATATTTTGCAGAAACGTTTTATTAACATATTCTAACAATATTCTTGCATTAGCTCGCTGTTTTGGAAATACTGGAAACATCGGAGGAAAGGGATATAGATCCTCTATAGCTTCTATAATCACACTAAGCCTATACACTGCAAAATCATCTGTGCTAAGCGTAGGTATATTACCATTAGGTGTAATGATATTTAGCTCTTCTAGATGTTTTGAGTTTTCTTCTTTAGAAACATCTACAATTTTCGCATTAGCTCCTTTAATAAGAAGGATCATGCGGACTATATCGCTATAGATATCATCTTTTTTTGTGTATAAAAGCAAGATTGTATCCTCCTAGTAATAAAATAAAAAAGAATAATAGAAAGGTAATATAAAATAGATTAACGCTTAGAGAATTGTCTTCTTCTACGAGCTTTTCTAAGACCAAATTTCTTACGCTCAACTTTACGTGGGTCACGAGTAACAAAACCTGCTTCACGAAGAGCTGGTTTAAGTTCTTCATCATACTCAATTAGAGCTCTAGTAACACCAAGACGGATAGCACCAGCTTGACCAGTAGTACCACCACCTTTTACAGTTACTTTGAAATCAAAGTTATCAGTGTTGTTAGTTAGTTCTAAAGGTTGCTTTACAACCATGCAGTCCGTTTCACGACATAGGTATTGCTCTAATGGTAGACCATTAACAATAAACTGACCAGTACCTTTTTTCATAAATACACGAGCTACAGAACTTTTGCGACGACCTGTACCATAATTATATTCTGACATTTTTACCATCCTTTATTAAATATTGTGAGCTTTAGGTTGTTGAGCTGTATGTGGGTGAGCTTCACCTGCATAAACTTTTAACTTCTTAAACATAGTGCGACCTAGTGGAGTTCTAGGAAGCATCCCTCTAACAGCTTTTTCAATAGCTCTTTCTGGATGAGTCGCTATTAGCTTCTCGAAAGATACTGATTTGATACCGCCAATATAACCAGTATGATGGTAATAAGTTTTTGCTTTTCTTTTGTTACCAGTTACAGCTACTTTTTCAGCATTTACGATAACAACATAATCACCAGTATCCATATGAGGAGTATATTCTGGTTTATTTTTTCCTCTTAGGATCATTGCTACTTCAGTAGCTAGACGACCTAAAGTTTTATCTGTAGCATCAATCAAAAGCCATTCTCTTTTGATATTTGATGGTTTTGCAGTAAACGTTTTCATCTTTTTTCCTTTATTTATTGTTGTCAATTACTCAGTTTTTGCAAAAAATTCTTGATTCGCAAGCTAGTTTTAGCTTGTTTGACTTTAAGATTTTAAGCAGACTATATGATACATTTTTCGTGTCAAATAATCAAATCATTAAGGGATTTTATTTTGAATAATTTTACCTGCTTGTTCATTTGACCTTCTAATACAATTTTCTATAGCTAGTCTGTCAAAAAAATTACCACTAATATATAGATTTGGCTGATTTTGTAATTCTTTTTCAAGATCTGCTATAAAAGCACTATGCTTACGATGATAGCAAGGTAGTGTATTGTTTTTTGTATAAGTGTATATGATATGATCTGGTTTTATTTTTAGTAATTCTATAATTTTATCAAGTAATTCTTCTTGAGAAAATTCATCACGACAGTGAAAAACAATTGCCCTATAGTTTGGGTTATCTATCACATCTCTAGAGACTGTTGAGTAAAAAAATTGTTCTTTACCGATTAAGCCAGCTAAGTTTTTAATATGTTTCAAGCTTGATTTATTTGTAACAATTCCTACGCTTATTAGATTCGACATTGTAGGTCTATATTGATGTTTTGCTATATTAGGTAATATTTTTTCTAATAGTAATTCGGTTACATTCCATGGTGTTGCCAAACAAAGATTTTCACAAGTATATTCGCCGTGTTTTGTATGTATGTGCCATTTTTGCTGTTTTGTTATCTTTATGACAGTCTCTTTAATAACATTTTCGTTGTGGTTTTTGAAAAGTTCAGCTAAACCATTTTTTAGAGTAAAACTTCGTGGCAGTGTCGTATCTCTATCATATTTCTTAAATAAATACTCCATCGGGAACTCTTGACTATCTTGGGATAGTACAGCGTCAAAACAATACTTCAAAGTTTTACTATAATTTTTTTTGCCAAATAGCTTTGTGGCATATTCGCTAACAGTTTTATCTTGTTTTGAGACTTTTCTGTTTTTCAAAAAACTAAGAGCTGCTGTAAATGGATTAATATTTATAAAAATACTTTGAATTTTATTGTTTGGTTGAACAAATAAGAATGGTAGCTTTTTTCTTGGTTGGATATCTTTTCCAAGAGAGTTACTGTGGATATATTCTATAGTTTTATTGTAAGAGTTGTATATGGTGTGTGCTCCCATCTCAAACCAAAAATTTTCGTATTGTTGAGAGTCAATACAACCGCCGACCTTATTAGCCTCAAAGACACAATTTTTTACAGATGCAGCAGTTAATCGTTGTGCTAAAGATATACCTGAAATTCCAGCACCAATTATAATAGTATCAAAATGTTTTGTATCAGTCATTTGGTAAAAGTATCCATA
Proteins encoded in this window:
- a CDS encoding disulfide bond formation protein B, which gives rise to MKTFIENDLIKALSAIKLMGIAITIIAAFYFQFAMDELPCPLCLLQRLGLLAIGFGFLLNMRFNIRPSHYALSLLAAVFTSFVSLRQIALHVTDPVGFGSKVLGMHMYSWVFVISMIAIIYIAIVMSYPRQYELRRQPQQISEAKNNIIRLFIQIIFIIFLLVVFANVVSTFFECGLHECPDDPTRYLF
- a CDS encoding PLP-dependent cysteine synthase family protein, whose protein sequence is MLSLIGKTPIIKLKNTINNHNLYAKCEWLNPTGSIKDRVAKYILENLIKNKKIKPQQAIIEASSGNMGTSLAAIGKLYKHPVYITCPEKTGQIKREMIKSFGANLTICKNTSDHTDPDFYVNKAKQLTEDLNGILVNQYDNLLNTECHYKTTGQEIVDYFLTQNVDIDYFITVGGSGGTITGCAKKIKEFFPKTQVIMPDPYGSVYYDIFYHGAPIKENIHSYKVEGPGNPVFCKSMDFAYIDEIIQFSDNQAIQACHELASEQGIYAGHSSGANYFIAKKLLEKLPQHQSYNILIMVLDSGMKYAF
- a CDS encoding DUF5993 family protein, with protein sequence MPGILISFTLLFISILIAWFNRRWGVITFSIFLIVAGLVFLHHATNHLSIYL
- a CDS encoding LysR family transcriptional regulator produces the protein MNFDDIFLFVKLVNIGTFTELAKQLNVSQSTVSRRIQSLEESINTKLIKRNSRGVIEVTTEGQSLYNNFSYIEEQAVVTFQKWINNSKQIKGILRVGVPKLFFDNLVAPKLDTFYTRYPNVQLVFSYTAGIVDLVKDNIDIAITTKKPTTNNCTIKTLLKSKNKLYASKKYIQEKGVPETIKELENHSIVGFIDNDKCQNALVGFSELDNSSLEVNISPDLFLNNAIYDINLATKCNRIINVLDIFANDKADIEPVLNEYYFGKTSFYLVRATGVRSNLEREFVKFIDVCLQDKSF
- a CDS encoding linear amide C-N hydrolase, which gives rise to MNKIISRVVLTGCIFSIASATFACSEFNHNFGGDLGVYTTRTMDLFIDLKPNLTIYPRGTKETGGLKNNSLTWTDKYGYVSIDETNLANLTGEGLNEKGLVAHLLYLGDTIQPKRDTSKPGVNGLYWIRYVLGNFATVKEVLDNLDSYQIYNPPIEINGKESNIPVHYMVEDKTGDSALIEYINGKLTVHRNVKTISNEPSYDEQQKILRQAKELGFYNIDKLPGGANSAYRFVRTTFISENLPKAKSMNQAVNYMFAAADSVSVPFIKGYRNESLNNPSL
- the hpf gene encoding ribosome hibernation-promoting factor, HPF/YfiA family — its product is MNIQITGRHVEVTDSIKNYVNEKVGKVEHYFDNITSTKVILDVEKDHQVAEAIVTVPGSEFVAKAEDKDLYAAIDMLEDKLARQLKKHKDKMRCNHGE
- the mnmE gene encoding tRNA uridine-5-carboxymethylaminomethyl(34) synthesis GTPase MnmE, whose protein sequence is MYTKDTIVAIATPQGNGGIGIIRISGIDALAIAEKLTKKQLKPRYATFCNVYNDNEIIDHGIVIFFKAPLSYTGEDVVEIQAHGNPFILNLIIKAALNCGARMAKAGEFTERAFLNNKLDLAQAEAVADIINASSEIAAKSAAKSLQGDFSKEINNLLEKLIYLRMYVEASIDFPEEEINFLEDQKIHSSLEEIYKVILAVKNSCKQGVILAEGITLILVGKPNAGKSSLLNALAGKESAIVTSIAGTTRDIVKEHIQINGVPMHIIDTAGLRNSDDIIESEGIKRAIKKIQEADQVLFVTDDYTNSQVKFSDIKEIIPEFYDQIPKDIDITYVHNKIDLLKEVPHNHANHIYISAENNIGIDKLKEHILNKVGYTNQNESIYTARERHVTAINNAFEHIKLAREQLELGNGELLAEELLIVQEYLNSITGEFSSDDLLGEIFSSFCIGK